The window CTAGAGACGTACCTCAAGTGTGTCGCCTATATTAACGACAAACGATTTAGGTAGGGGCCGGATACCAAACCAGCGATTGTGATCGTCACAAACTTGTAGGCCTCCAACTTCATCTTGGAGCAATATGGTTAGAGTGTGGGGGTCGGAATGGCTGCCAAGGCCCAAGCATCGGTTGGGGAGAGGGCACGGAGGGTATCGATTAACTCTAATCATAGTGCTCTCACGCTCGCTCAAGAAGTGTCTAGTGAAGAAGTTACTATCAAGACCTAAACCATTGGCTAGCATAGCCAATACACGTATTCCCAATTCTTCCAGTGCATTCATGTAGTTGATCATTGCATCGCTGTACATGAACACAATCATTCCATATGTATATACAGTTAATTTTGGCTCTAACACAAACATACCTAAAATGATGATGCGAGTGGTCTCCGTACACCCTAGTCGCAAACTCCACCACCTGCTGCGGCGACTGAAGCAACTGCAAGATCTCTGCCCACGGCAAATTTCTCCCATAATCGACGTTAGATGCCGAATAGCCCAAAGGCAGGCTTCCGGTCCGGGCTCCCTTGAGCTTCTGCTCCATTGGAAGATCGTAAAATCTGTTCAACCACACCGTGATATCATCAATAACCTCATCAGGCACGCCGTGA is drawn from Salvia hispanica cultivar TCC Black 2014 chromosome 6, UniMelb_Shisp_WGS_1.0, whole genome shotgun sequence and contains these coding sequences:
- the LOC125192681 gene encoding gibberellin 20 oxidase 1-like → MATHDIVESLSSSDQKLQLKDFVWSANEWPELKHDDFCDEEDIPVISLSSGGDAEKMVAASRKWGFFKLVDHGVPDEVIDDITVWLNRFYDLPMEQKLKGARTGSLPLGYSASNVDYGRNLPWAEILQLLQSPQQVVEFATRVYGDHSHHHFSDAMINYMNALEELGIRVLAMLANGLGLDSNFFTRHFLSERESTMIRVNRYPPCPLPNRCLGLGSHSDPHTLTILLQDEVGGLQVCDDHNRWFGIRPLPKSFVVNIGDTLEAWSNGRLKSVVHRAVVNEERHRLSVAYFMSPAANTTIESPPQLMDEDPNKPRKYKTFTWGDFRNQLLKQRRVVGKTALHRYTINS